A region from the Benincasa hispida cultivar B227 chromosome 8, ASM972705v1, whole genome shotgun sequence genome encodes:
- the LOC120082511 gene encoding shewanella-like protein phosphatase 1 yields MASLCLNLNSFHPPSSSQSRRLFDTSLPSSSSLNRNNSIKNETLKPIVVTGNPPTFVSAPGRRIVAVGDLHGDLKQTRLALEMAGVLGSDSRNLWTGGETVLIQLGDILDRGEDEIAILSLLRSLDVQARAQGGAVFQVNGNHETMNVEGDFRYVDSGAFDECLNFLEYLEDYRDHFEEAFLNWIQVSERWKDQRKSQNFWGPMNLVKKQKGVVARSILFRPGGYLARELAQHAVVLKVNDWVFCHGGLLPHHVAYGIEKMNREVSQWMKGLRESSNSPFPFIATRGYDSVVWNRLYSRDFADLDDFEIKQINSILEDTLEAVGAKAMVVGHTPQMAGVNCKYNCSIWRVDVGMSSGVLHSRPEVLEIRDGKARVIRSKRDRFSSELQVVNYI; encoded by the exons atgGCTTCACTCTGCCTCAACCTCAATTCCTTTCATCCACCTTCATCCTCACAATCTCGCAGGCTGTTCGATACCTCCTTaccttcctcttcttctctcaaTCGCAACAATTCCATTAAGAACGAAACCTTAAAACCTATCGTCGTCACTGGAAATCCCCCTACCTTCGTCTCTGCTCCTGGTCGCCGAATCGTTGCCG TTGGGGATTTGCATGGAGATCTTAAACAAACTAGATTGGCGCTTGAGATGGCTGGTGTATTGGGGTCCGATAGTCGGAACTTGTGGACTGGTGGAGAAACG GTGTTGATTCAGCTTGGAGATATACTGGACAGAGGAGAAGATGAAATAGCTATATTGTCCTTATTGAGATCATTAGATGTCCAAGCAAGAGCACAAGGTGGCGCAGTCTTTCAG GTGAATGGGAATCATGAGACAATGAATGTGGAAGGGGATTTCAGATatgttgattctggggcttttGATGAATGCCTGAATTTCTTGGAATACTTGGAAGACTATAGAGATCACTTTGAGGAAGCTTTTCTTAATTGGATCCAAGTCTCAGAAAGGTGGAAAGATCAGAGGAAATCACAAAATTTTTGGGGTCCTATGAATTTGGTGAAG AAGCAAAAAGGGGTGGTTGCCAGATCAATCCTGTTCAGACCTGGTGGTTATTTGGCACGTGAGTTGGCACAACACGCAGTTGTTCTTAAAGTTAATGACTGGGTCTTCTGTCATGGTGGTCTTCTTCCTCACCATG TTGCATATGGCATAGAGAAGATGAACCGGGAAGTATCCCAATGGATGAAGGGCCTTCGTGAAAGTAGTAATAGTCCCTTTCCTTTCATCGCAACAAGGGGCTATGATAGTGTTGTATGGAATCGATTATACTCGAGAGATTTTGCAGATTTGGACGACTTTGAGATCAAACAG ATAAATTCAATTCTCGAAGACACACTAGAAGCAGTTGGCGCCAAGGCAATGGTGGTAGGCCACACTCCCCAAATGGCTGGAGTAAATTG CAAATACAATTGTAGCATTTGGCGAGTTGATGTTGGGATGTCTAGTGGAGTTCTTCACTCGAGACCTGAG GTACTAGAAATCAGAGACGGCAAAGCAAGAGTTATCAGAAGCAAGAGGGATAGATTTAGTAGTGAACTTCAAGTTGTTAACTATATATAG